The Aspergillus flavus chromosome 2, complete sequence region AAACGTCTCATGAAATACCACTTTATTGTTTCAACCACCTTGCGTGCTTGCTCCATAGTCATCGTATAGAAGATCGGAAGACGAACCAGCCTCTCGCTCTCGCGAGTTGCGAGGTCCTGTCGATCAAGAACGTGCCGACCTTGGGCGCCGGGGACCGTCGAGTGTAGAGGACTATAATGGGCGAGAACCGTTATCCCTGCATCTTTCATGGCGGTAATGAATTCTCTGCGCTGCGCTCCATCCTTCACTCTTATAAAGAAGATATGTGCATTGTGCTGGCAGTAAGATGGTACAGAGGGTAGAACAATTGGTACATCATCGCCTAGCTTAGATAATTCCCTGTAGTAGAAATTCCAGATCTCCAAACGTTGGCTTTGTATGCAATCGGACGCTTCAAGCTGGCCCCAAAGGTAGGCGGCCTGTATCTCGCTGAGGGTATAGCTCGCCCCAGCCTGTTGCCAGGTATAGTGGGCGACTTCCCCACGCAGGAACTTTTGGCGGTTGGTGCCTTTATCTTTGATAATTTCCGCTTGCTCGACAAGGCCAGGGTCGTTGATCAGAATCGCGCCACCTTGCCCGCCTGCTGTCACGTTCTTGCTCTCGTGGAAGCTGAAGCACCCGATGTGGCCAATTGTGCCCAACGCACGACCTTTATAGGTTGAGAACAAACCCTGCGCGGCGTCTTCCACAATATAGATCCCTCGCTCGGTGGCTATATGCAAAAGAGCATCCATATCGCAAGCGACACCAGCATAGTGAACCGGGACGATCACACGGGTCTTGTCAGTGATGGCATCTTGGAGcttttccatgtccatgttCATGGTCTCGGGCGCAATATCCACAAACACCAACGAGGCCCCGCGAAGTAGGAATGCATTGGCG contains the following coding sequences:
- a CDS encoding putative lipopolysaccharide biosynthesis protein rffA (unnamed protein product), which produces MIPFSVPTVAGSELQYVEQAVRKGTLSGDGEYTVLCQNWLERKLPAAKVFLTPSGTAALDLAALVLNIQHGDEVIVPSYTYVSTANAFLLRGASLVFVDIAPETMNMDMEKLQDAITDKTRVIVPVHYAGVACDMDALLHIATERGIYIVEDAAQGLFSTYKGRALGTIGHIGCFSFHESKNVTAGGQGGAILINDPGLVEQAEIIKDKGTNRQKFLRGEVAHYTWQQAGASYTLSEIQAAYLWGQLEASDCIQSQRLEIWNFYYRELSKLGDDVPIVLPSVPSYCQHNAHIFFIRVKDGAQRREFITAMKDAGITVLAHYSPLHSTVPGAQGRHVLDRQDLATRESERLVRLPIFYTMTMEQARKVVETIKWYFMRRLTRI